The following coding sequences lie in one Halogeometricum rufum genomic window:
- a CDS encoding coiled-coil domain-containing protein: MAGPLPLVFGIFGGGSDDDASIAAVADRLDAPASEDAVLRELDHLSEATDRLVADASLDRLPGTVRPDDGPVQKVEALAEAVDRGTLSFEDATRSGRTAGAPAPTSADVVSRVDAGSLASPDAQRLLDTFAASGADADAAAQSLETVLRDAEAAHAVGTALDYVGEGAGADVEMARKRLSDAPEAALVEGVDRLCERVVEADRRAREAEERCRELERAIADATGETDPEVDPEQALADIADGGTPTDDGAADAATAVRRRRRPQSELARTLLDAFAGDDDDPEPVLERAVEAIDEAETVRGLVGSVDPDAVDELAAGVETAASAHDGQVASKLTDRVAELRRLLDGAPETNQVTQYAVQNELRFYDRHLLPALSSASASAGTGDAAERVESLVERRQSVSDRWISGTSDYNHSIPLHFLSLVDSLHQEAETALNAGESVRAREIADAGATVLDYVEQLYEQNEYSVMLRRLRG; this comes from the coding sequence ATGGCGGGGCCGTTACCGCTGGTGTTCGGCATCTTCGGCGGGGGCAGCGACGACGACGCGTCGATAGCGGCCGTCGCCGACAGACTGGACGCCCCCGCGAGCGAGGACGCCGTGCTCAGGGAACTCGACCACCTCTCGGAGGCGACGGACCGACTCGTCGCAGACGCGAGTCTCGACCGGTTACCCGGTACCGTCCGTCCCGACGATGGGCCGGTCCAAAAGGTCGAAGCGCTGGCGGAGGCGGTGGACCGCGGAACGCTGTCGTTCGAGGACGCGACCCGGTCCGGTCGGACGGCCGGCGCGCCGGCTCCGACGTCCGCGGACGTCGTCTCCCGCGTCGACGCGGGATCGCTGGCCTCCCCCGACGCGCAGCGTCTCCTCGATACGTTCGCCGCCTCGGGCGCCGACGCCGACGCCGCCGCACAGTCGCTCGAAACGGTCCTCCGCGACGCCGAGGCGGCACACGCCGTCGGAACGGCACTCGACTACGTCGGCGAGGGGGCGGGGGCGGACGTCGAGATGGCGCGCAAGCGACTGAGCGACGCCCCCGAAGCGGCGCTCGTCGAGGGCGTCGACCGGCTCTGCGAACGGGTAGTGGAGGCCGACCGGCGGGCCCGCGAGGCTGAGGAACGGTGCCGGGAACTGGAGCGTGCCATCGCCGACGCGACGGGCGAGACGGACCCCGAAGTCGACCCCGAACAGGCGCTCGCGGACATCGCCGACGGGGGGACGCCGACCGACGACGGCGCGGCGGACGCCGCGACGGCGGTGCGCCGCCGCCGCCGACCCCAGAGCGAACTCGCGCGGACGCTCCTCGACGCGTTCGCCGGCGACGACGACGACCCCGAACCGGTCCTCGAACGAGCGGTCGAGGCCATCGACGAGGCCGAGACGGTCCGCGGCCTCGTCGGGTCGGTAGACCCCGACGCCGTCGATGAACTCGCTGCCGGCGTCGAGACGGCGGCGTCGGCACACGACGGTCAAGTGGCCTCGAAGCTGACGGACCGCGTCGCGGAACTCCGCCGACTGCTCGACGGCGCACCCGAGACGAATCAGGTGACGCAGTACGCCGTACAGAACGAACTGCGGTTCTACGACCGACACCTGTTGCCAGCACTGTCTTCGGCGTCGGCATCGGCGGGGACGGGCGACGCCGCCGAACGCGTCGAATCGCTCGTCGAACGCCGACAGTCGGTGAGCGACCGGTGGATATCGGGGACGAGCGACTACAACCACAGCATCCCGCTGCACTTTCTCTCGCTCGTGGACTCGCTCCATCAGGAAGCTGAAACGGCGCTAAACGCCGGTGAGAGCGTTCGGGCGCGCGAAATCGCGGATGCGGGTGCGACGGTGCTCGACTACGTCGAGCAACTCTACGAACAGAACGAATACAGCGTGATGCTTCGCCGACTGCGAGGCTGA